One Xenopus tropicalis strain Nigerian chromosome 8, UCB_Xtro_10.0, whole genome shotgun sequence genomic window carries:
- the sapcd1 gene encoding suppressor APC domain-containing protein 1 isoform X2 — protein sequence MQERKRRARREYQEKDRVYFHNRKFICSMAVAAYTILILPLQSSREALTFYLWLRRMKELEQERDALLDGLQLVDKAREWYRDKLREAEQHKKLQCDMDLPMVPPPPLLGSSLMVQIQEVNRFLSYLISPPEKVSRRHPSCTTTTCDTLNTLKYQNELLNRELSMQSERLWKLQRENTALYRELEERHPPRATFI from the exons ATGCAAGAAAGGAAGAGAAGGGCAAGGAGAGAGTATCAAGAAAAGGACAGAGTGTATTTTCACAACAGAAAG TTCATATGTTCCATGGCTGTAGCAGCGTACACCATCCTCATCCTCCCCCTGCAAAGCAGCAGAGAGGCCTTGACGTTCTACTTATGG CTACGTCGTATGAAGGAGTTAGAGCAGGAGCGAGATGCATTGCTAGATGGGCTGCAATTGGTGGACAAAGCCCGGGAATGGTACAGAGACAAACTACGTGAGGCAGAACAGCACAAGAAACTACAGTGTGACATG GACTTACCTATGGTACCACCTCCACCACTTCTTGGCTCTTCCTTGATGGTTCAAATCCAGGAAGTCAACAGATTCCTAAGCTATCTTATTTCTCCCCCAGAAAAG GTTTCACGAAGACATCCTTCTTGCACTACAACAACGTGTGATACTCTCAACACCCTTAAATACCAAAATGAGCTTCTCAACAGG GAGCTTTCTATGCAGAGCGAACGACTATGGAAGCTGCAAAGAGAGAACACAGCTTTATACAGGGAACTTGAAGAACGGCATCCACCACGAGCAACTTTTATATGA